In Blastopirellula sp. J2-11, a single genomic region encodes these proteins:
- a CDS encoding glycosyltransferase family 2 protein, translated as MKSPRALTALPVFNERGTVHSVLDEVKRYSRDILVVDDGSSDGTAELLAERNDIQVVTHAKNRGYGAALKTAFEYAAAEDYDIVVTIDCDGQHEPQRIPRFVAACQNVDIVSGSRYLKQYPGDSEPPAQRRWINQLITGEINQRLGFQLTDAFCGFKAYRVDTVSQLPVTEFGYAMPLELWVEAARAGLNVIELPVPLVYLDEKRSFGGALDDGTTRLNYYHLVLDRTMARGEVEVDGAAISLGG; from the coding sequence ATGAAGTCGCCTCGTGCTCTGACCGCGCTGCCGGTGTTTAATGAACGTGGAACCGTCCACTCGGTTTTGGACGAAGTGAAGCGCTATAGCCGCGACATTTTGGTCGTTGACGACGGCTCCTCAGACGGCACCGCAGAGCTGCTTGCCGAGCGCAACGACATCCAGGTGGTGACCCACGCCAAGAATCGGGGTTACGGCGCCGCGCTCAAGACCGCGTTTGAATACGCCGCCGCTGAAGACTACGACATCGTTGTGACGATCGACTGCGATGGCCAGCACGAACCGCAGCGTATTCCCCGCTTTGTCGCCGCTTGCCAAAATGTCGACATCGTCTCGGGAAGTCGCTACCTGAAGCAGTACCCCGGCGACAGCGAGCCGCCGGCCCAGCGCCGCTGGATCAATCAATTGATCACCGGCGAGATCAATCAACGACTTGGCTTTCAATTGACCGACGCTTTTTGCGGTTTTAAAGCGTACCGCGTCGACACCGTCAGCCAATTGCCGGTGACCGAGTTTGGGTACGCAATGCCGTTGGAACTGTGGGTCGAAGCGGCCCGAGCCGGGCTCAACGTGATCGAACTTCCGGTCCCGCTTGTTTACCTGGACGAAAAACGTTCGTTTGGCGGCGCGCTCGACGACGGCACGACTCGGCTCAACTACTATCACCTGGTGCTGGACCGAACGATGGCCCGCGGCGAAGTCGAAGTGGATGGCGCGGCCATTTCGCTCGGCGGCTAA
- a CDS encoding PQQ-binding-like beta-propeller repeat protein produces MTKTSSLSLLLLFAALAVFGCTPPPGPAPSPSNTSADHADHDHADHDHEHEDHEHEAATTAPAAEEMKPAVTAPAEPAAEKPDAGDAAASKKMEAPAAESKPAESAATPITEAAPAAKEEAEQTVAETKTQVATEAKPAGMVDPQDWTYVRGPEYNGYSRATGLPDDFDPAGGEGSNVKWIAKDFGSRSTPIVMNGKLYTLCAAEQGTKREGERVVCLDAQTGEFLWENRFNVYLSDVPVERVGWSAVVGDPTNGKVYALGVCGHFQCIDAETGETDWVHKLHEEYGLLSTYGGRTNFPIVFEDLVIVSAVVIGWGDMAKPCHRFMAFDKNTGEMIWFNGTRLLPDDTTYSAPVIATLNGQKAMVFGSGDGQFWAFQPRTGKPIWNYAMSMRGINASPIVDGDTVYVGHSEENLGDISSMMGNVAAINGALTGDITGKGLIWQQPEIMMGKSTLLKVNDYVYAFNDAGKVFGFDAKTGEPVGKRVAVGRAMRGNPLYADGKIYAFEANGYWAILEPQEDGSLDTINKGRFDDVEVNGSPICAQGLIYVPTSGGIYCLEDPKLEKGFTGLPPVAPETPVSENPEIDQLQVTPFEVLLKPGQSQQYEVAAFNKLGEKLDADLSGVTFELTGPGKIDAKGLYTTETSDAHTATTITAKLGETVSTARLRTIPDLPWSFNFDDIAFDSTTGVGQPPVTWVGARYRHVVRDVDGSKAMVKVSTIPKGTRSQSWMSSPELHDYTIQADVKAQKMEDGLLPDIGLIAQGYQFVLNGNDKTTQVRTWVTQQRMAKSKPFTLEADVWYRLKMQVANEGDIAIVRGKVWKKDEAEPAEWTIVGEDAYPNRDGSPGFFGNATNAEIYIDNVSVTPNDKS; encoded by the coding sequence ATGACGAAGACTTCCAGTCTCTCCCTCCTACTATTGTTTGCCGCTCTTGCAGTTTTCGGCTGCACCCCGCCTCCCGGCCCTGCGCCTTCTCCGAGCAACACGTCGGCGGACCATGCCGATCATGACCACGCGGATCATGATCACGAGCATGAAGATCATGAGCACGAAGCGGCGACCACGGCGCCGGCTGCCGAAGAAATGAAGCCGGCAGTGACAGCACCAGCAGAACCGGCCGCTGAAAAGCCAGACGCCGGAGACGCAGCTGCTAGCAAGAAAATGGAAGCGCCGGCCGCAGAGTCGAAACCGGCCGAAAGCGCCGCCACGCCCATCACGGAAGCTGCTCCAGCGGCCAAAGAAGAAGCCGAGCAAACCGTCGCAGAAACCAAAACCCAAGTCGCCACCGAAGCGAAACCGGCCGGCATGGTTGATCCGCAAGACTGGACCTACGTTCGCGGACCAGAATACAACGGGTACTCGCGAGCGACCGGGCTGCCGGATGACTTTGATCCCGCCGGCGGCGAGGGAAGTAACGTCAAATGGATCGCGAAGGATTTTGGCTCGCGCAGCACGCCGATCGTCATGAACGGCAAGCTCTATACGTTGTGCGCCGCCGAACAGGGAACCAAGCGTGAAGGAGAGCGCGTCGTTTGTCTCGACGCACAGACCGGCGAATTTCTCTGGGAAAATCGTTTCAACGTTTATCTTTCCGACGTACCGGTCGAACGGGTCGGCTGGTCCGCCGTTGTCGGCGACCCCACCAACGGCAAGGTCTACGCGTTAGGCGTATGCGGACATTTCCAATGCATCGACGCCGAAACCGGCGAGACCGACTGGGTCCATAAGCTGCACGAAGAGTATGGTCTGCTATCGACCTATGGCGGTCGCACGAACTTTCCGATCGTATTTGAAGACCTGGTGATCGTCAGCGCCGTGGTGATCGGTTGGGGCGACATGGCCAAACCGTGTCACCGCTTCATGGCGTTTGATAAGAACACCGGCGAAATGATCTGGTTCAACGGCACGCGTTTGCTGCCGGACGACACCACCTACAGCGCCCCGGTGATCGCAACTCTCAACGGACAAAAGGCGATGGTCTTCGGTTCCGGCGATGGTCAGTTCTGGGCGTTTCAACCGCGCACCGGCAAACCGATCTGGAACTACGCCATGTCGATGCGAGGGATCAACGCTTCGCCAATTGTCGACGGCGATACGGTCTATGTCGGCCATAGTGAAGAGAACCTCGGCGATATTTCCTCGATGATGGGGAACGTCGCGGCGATCAACGGCGCATTAACCGGCGACATCACCGGCAAAGGCCTGATTTGGCAACAGCCCGAAATCATGATGGGCAAAAGCACGTTGCTGAAAGTGAACGATTACGTCTACGCTTTCAACGATGCCGGCAAAGTCTTTGGGTTTGACGCCAAGACCGGCGAACCGGTTGGCAAGCGTGTGGCGGTCGGTCGCGCTATGCGAGGCAATCCGCTCTACGCCGATGGCAAGATCTACGCCTTTGAAGCGAACGGCTACTGGGCGATTCTCGAGCCGCAGGAAGATGGTTCGCTCGATACGATCAACAAGGGGCGTTTCGACGATGTCGAAGTAAACGGCTCGCCGATCTGCGCCCAAGGGCTAATCTACGTGCCGACCTCAGGCGGCATCTATTGCCTGGAAGATCCCAAGCTGGAAAAAGGGTTTACCGGCCTGCCTCCGGTCGCTCCCGAAACCCCGGTCAGCGAGAACCCCGAAATCGATCAACTGCAAGTGACGCCGTTTGAGGTCTTGCTGAAGCCGGGTCAGTCGCAACAGTACGAAGTCGCCGCGTTCAATAAGCTGGGTGAAAAGCTAGACGCTGATCTGAGCGGCGTGACGTTTGAACTGACGGGCCCCGGCAAGATCGACGCCAAGGGGCTTTACACCACGGAAACGAGCGACGCCCACACCGCGACCACTATCACCGCCAAGTTGGGTGAAACGGTCAGCACGGCTCGTCTACGCACGATTCCTGATCTTCCCTGGAGCTTTAACTTCGATGACATCGCGTTCGACTCCACCACTGGCGTCGGTCAACCGCCGGTCACTTGGGTTGGCGCTCGCTATCGTCACGTCGTTCGTGATGTCGACGGCAGTAAAGCGATGGTCAAAGTTTCGACGATTCCGAAAGGAACGCGGAGCCAATCGTGGATGTCGAGTCCTGAACTGCACGACTACACGATTCAAGCCGACGTCAAAGCGCAGAAGATGGAAGATGGCCTGCTTCCCGACATCGGTCTGATCGCACAAGGCTATCAGTTTGTTCTGAACGGCAACGACAAAACGACGCAAGTTCGTACCTGGGTTACCCAGCAGCGGATGGCGAAGTCGAAACCGTTCACGCTGGAAGCGGACGTTTGGTATCGCTTGAAGATGCAAGTTGCAAACGAAGGAGACATCGCGATCGTGCGCGGCAAAGTCTGGAAGAAAGACGAAGCCGAGCCGGCCGAGTGGACCATCGTCGGGGAAGACGCCTACCCCAATCGCGACGGCAGCCCTGGTTTCTTTGGCAACGCGACCAACGCCGAAATCTACATCGACAACGTTTCAGTCACGCCCAACGACAAGTCGTAA
- a CDS encoding response regulator: MPKKVLDVGNCGPDFYAIKSFVETQFGAKVLQADGPEDALEILHREAIDLVLVNRKLDRDYTDGLEVIKQIKADASLRETPTMLITNYEEHQQIAISAGAVHGFGKLSIGKNETIALLKPYLG, translated from the coding sequence ATGCCCAAAAAAGTTCTCGATGTAGGTAATTGCGGTCCTGATTTCTATGCGATCAAATCGTTTGTAGAAACGCAGTTTGGCGCCAAAGTGTTGCAGGCCGATGGCCCCGAAGACGCGCTCGAAATCCTTCACCGCGAAGCAATTGATCTGGTGCTGGTCAATCGTAAACTCGATCGCGATTACACCGACGGGCTTGAGGTTATCAAGCAAATCAAAGCCGATGCATCCTTGCGAGAAACCCCCACGATGCTGATCACCAACTACGAAGAGCATCAGCAAATTGCGATTTCGGCTGGCGCCGTCCATGGTTTCGGCAAGCTGTCGATCGGTAAAAATGAAACGATCGCCCTCTTAAAACCTTATTTGGGTTAG
- a CDS encoding PQQ-binding-like beta-propeller repeat protein encodes MQNKPFLSTVAMFCAALAGAIIATVLPAGHADAEPVAVIAQPKSSEKMEPTKDWPMWGGNSLRNNVPVATNIPQEWDIGRFDRKTGEWDSSKAENIKWVAKLGSQSYGNPVVASGKVFVGTNNSSGLISRYPADVDLGVLVCYDEQTGDFLWQHSSEKLSTGRVHDWPLQGICCAPYVEGNRLWFVTSRGEVRCLDVEGFYDGENDGPYKEEKFTDKTEADVIWVFNMMTELGVSQHNMCSCSIAALGDILFVNTSNGVDESHIVLPSPQAPSFIAMDKNTGEVLWTDRSPGENILHGQWSSPTIAELGGVPQVLFAGGNGWVYSFKADKGKDGKPELLWKFDGNPKESKWVIGGRGTRNNIIATPVVYDGKVYVAVGQDPEHGEGEGHLWCIDPTKRGDVSPQLAMKVEGSSRVPLPHRRIQAVIPEDGEVAVDNPNSAVIWHYAGGDEDGDGRISFEETMHRSIGTVAIKDDILYISDFSGLLHCLDAQTGKRHWTYDMLAAAWGSPLIVDGHVYIGDEDGDVCVFKLSADPEDAEPIDEINMGNSVYSTPIVANGVLYIANKTHLFAIAAEEEE; translated from the coding sequence ATGCAAAACAAGCCATTCCTGTCGACTGTCGCCATGTTCTGCGCGGCGCTTGCCGGCGCGATCATCGCGACCGTGTTGCCGGCAGGTCACGCGGACGCCGAGCCGGTCGCTGTCATCGCGCAGCCTAAGTCGTCGGAAAAGATGGAGCCCACCAAAGATTGGCCGATGTGGGGCGGCAACTCGCTGCGAAATAACGTACCGGTCGCAACCAACATTCCGCAGGAGTGGGACATCGGCCGGTTTGATCGTAAAACCGGCGAGTGGGATTCGTCCAAAGCCGAAAACATCAAATGGGTCGCCAAACTCGGCAGCCAGTCGTACGGCAATCCGGTCGTCGCTTCGGGCAAAGTGTTCGTTGGCACCAACAATAGCAGCGGTTTGATTTCCCGTTATCCTGCCGACGTCGATCTCGGCGTGTTGGTTTGCTACGACGAACAGACCGGCGACTTCCTCTGGCAACATTCCAGCGAAAAGCTCTCGACCGGCCGCGTCCATGACTGGCCGCTGCAAGGGATTTGCTGCGCTCCGTATGTCGAAGGCAACCGCCTTTGGTTTGTGACCAGTCGCGGCGAAGTTCGCTGCTTGGATGTCGAAGGCTTTTATGACGGCGAGAACGACGGCCCCTATAAGGAAGAGAAGTTCACCGACAAGACCGAAGCGGACGTCATCTGGGTCTTCAACATGATGACCGAGCTTGGCGTTTCGCAGCACAACATGTGCTCTTGTTCGATCGCTGCGCTCGGAGACATCCTGTTTGTCAACACGTCGAACGGCGTCGACGAGTCGCACATCGTGCTTCCCTCGCCCCAGGCTCCCAGCTTTATCGCAATGGACAAGAACACCGGCGAAGTTCTCTGGACCGATCGTTCGCCTGGCGAAAACATCCTGCACGGTCAATGGTCGAGCCCGACGATCGCCGAACTGGGCGGAGTGCCGCAAGTGCTGTTCGCCGGCGGCAATGGTTGGGTCTATTCGTTCAAGGCCGATAAAGGCAAGGACGGCAAGCCGGAACTGCTCTGGAAATTCGACGGCAACCCAAAAGAGTCGAAGTGGGTGATCGGCGGACGCGGAACTCGCAACAACATCATCGCGACCCCGGTCGTCTATGACGGCAAGGTTTACGTGGCCGTAGGGCAAGACCCGGAACATGGCGAAGGGGAAGGTCACCTCTGGTGCATCGATCCGACCAAACGAGGCGACGTCAGCCCGCAGTTGGCGATGAAGGTCGAAGGGAGCTCACGGGTGCCGTTGCCGCATCGCCGCATTCAAGCGGTCATTCCCGAAGATGGCGAAGTCGCAGTCGATAATCCGAACAGCGCCGTGATCTGGCACTATGCCGGCGGTGACGAAGATGGCGACGGTCGCATCAGTTTTGAAGAAACGATGCACCGCAGCATCGGCACCGTTGCGATCAAGGACGACATTCTCTACATCTCGGACTTCAGCGGACTGCTCCATTGCCTGGACGCTCAGACCGGCAAGCGGCACTGGACCTACGACATGTTGGCCGCCGCGTGGGGATCGCCGTTGATCGTCGACGGGCACGTCTACATTGGTGACGAAGATGGTGACGTCTGCGTCTTCAAACTGTCGGCCGACCCGGAAGATGCCGAACCGATCGACGAGATCAACATGGGCAACTCGGTCTATTCGACCCCGATTGTCGCTAACGGCGTGTTGTACATCGCCAACAAGACGCACCTCTTCGCGATCGCCGCCGAAGAAGAAGAATAA
- a CDS encoding Nif3-like dinuclear metal center hexameric protein, with protein sequence MNQSIATTVDQLCRYLDQFAPTTLAESWDNVGLLVGDRTAPVSKLMTCLTITPEVVEEAIAGGANMIVAHHPLPFRALKRITADDTVGRMLLQLIAAGVAIYSPHTGFDSAAAGINQQLAAGLGLTNIAPLKPFDHPPLAPLGSGRYGKLAAPQTLSQFAAVVRKFLQIEYVQVVGGVNQKVTQPAVACGAAGEFLGTAITLGCDCLLLGETNFHTSLEAKAQGVALVLVGHYASERFAVETLADQLTDEYAGLKCWASEQESDPITWLK encoded by the coding sequence ATGAACCAATCTATCGCGACGACCGTCGACCAACTTTGCCGCTACCTCGATCAGTTCGCTCCAACGACGCTGGCCGAATCCTGGGACAATGTCGGCTTGTTAGTAGGGGATCGTACGGCCCCGGTCAGCAAGCTGATGACCTGTCTAACGATCACGCCGGAGGTGGTCGAAGAAGCGATCGCTGGCGGCGCGAACATGATCGTCGCTCATCATCCGCTGCCGTTTCGCGCGTTGAAACGGATCACGGCCGACGATACCGTCGGGCGAATGTTGCTGCAACTGATCGCAGCCGGCGTCGCGATCTACAGCCCGCACACCGGATTCGATTCGGCCGCCGCCGGCATCAATCAGCAGCTTGCCGCAGGTCTTGGCTTGACCAACATCGCGCCGCTCAAGCCGTTCGATCATCCCCCTTTGGCGCCTTTGGGAAGCGGGCGCTACGGCAAGCTGGCGGCTCCGCAGACGCTCTCCCAATTCGCCGCCGTCGTGCGCAAATTTCTGCAGATCGAGTACGTACAAGTAGTCGGCGGCGTCAATCAAAAAGTGACGCAACCAGCGGTCGCTTGCGGCGCAGCGGGCGAATTTCTGGGTACGGCGATCACCCTCGGTTGCGATTGCCTTTTATTGGGCGAGACCAACTTTCACACGTCGCTCGAAGCGAAGGCCCAAGGCGTCGCGCTCGTCCTGGTCGGGCACTACGCCAGCGAGCGGTTCGCCGTCGAGACCTTAGCCGACCAACTGACGGACGAATATGCGGGATTAAAATGCTGGGCCAGCGAGCAGGAAAGTGACCCGATCACTTGGCTGAAGTGA
- a CDS encoding YceI family protein: MPRLHWILMLSAAGLIGCEAPAPVAETPAEETEVVETLVVEMPTETPVAEETPMVKTAKPEMPAEVPAAEEAPKIEAPKAEMPAEKPAAEAAPKVETPAEAPATEAAPKADAPKAEMPAEAPAAEAPAKTPAASEATAGAALDGDVKLNAKNTLVQFVGTHSGDKPDPRTGKFGELSGTATFAEGMPREINVEIKTESLSTEIEKLTGHLKSPDFFNVREFPVATFKTTGIESTEPGKFAITGDLTLLGETKSITFPATVEAGKLTADFKIDRTEFGMTYGDGKVEKEVAMTIEVTAK, encoded by the coding sequence ATGCCACGCTTGCACTGGATTCTCATGCTCTCCGCCGCCGGTCTGATCGGCTGCGAAGCTCCTGCCCCGGTCGCCGAAACGCCGGCCGAAGAAACCGAAGTCGTCGAGACACTCGTTGTCGAAATGCCGACCGAAACCCCCGTCGCCGAAGAAACACCGATGGTGAAAACCGCCAAGCCAGAAATGCCGGCGGAAGTTCCGGCCGCGGAAGAAGCTCCTAAGATCGAAGCCCCGAAAGCCGAGATGCCCGCTGAAAAACCTGCTGCCGAAGCGGCTCCAAAGGTGGAAACTCCGGCGGAAGCGCCTGCGACGGAAGCAGCTCCCAAAGCAGATGCTCCGAAAGCGGAAATGCCGGCCGAAGCGCCTGCTGCCGAAGCCCCGGCAAAGACGCCTGCTGCAAGCGAAGCAACAGCTGGCGCCGCGCTCGATGGGGATGTGAAGTTGAACGCCAAGAACACGCTGGTTCAATTTGTCGGCACGCATAGCGGCGACAAGCCCGATCCGCGGACCGGCAAATTTGGCGAACTGTCCGGCACGGCGACCTTCGCGGAAGGAATGCCCCGCGAGATCAACGTTGAAATTAAAACCGAATCGCTCAGCACCGAAATTGAAAAGCTGACTGGTCACTTGAAGAGTCCTGACTTTTTCAATGTTCGTGAGTTCCCCGTCGCCACTTTCAAGACGACCGGAATTGAATCGACCGAGCCAGGCAAGTTCGCCATCACCGGCGATCTGACCCTGTTGGGCGAAACCAAGTCGATCACGTTTCCGGCGACCGTCGAAGCCGGCAAGCTGACGGCCGATTTCAAGATCGATCGCACCGAATTCGGCATGACCTACGGTGACGGCAAGGTCGAAAAAGAAGTCGCGATGACGATCGAAGTCACCGCGAAGTAA
- a CDS encoding cupin domain-containing protein, with amino-acid sequence MSASSLSGYEVVHLAALPGVPCPCGTARRGLAEVVDYPGTIHLTEISSDAKLHYHKQLTETYYILECDADAQMQLDDARIDLKPGMLVMIRPGTRHRAIGKMKILNIVYPKFDPSDEWFDE; translated from the coding sequence ATGTCCGCTAGTTCGCTCTCAGGTTACGAGGTAGTTCATCTCGCAGCGCTTCCCGGTGTTCCCTGTCCTTGCGGAACTGCCCGACGCGGACTGGCGGAGGTCGTTGACTATCCCGGCACAATTCACCTAACCGAAATCTCCAGCGATGCGAAGCTCCACTACCACAAACAGTTGACCGAGACCTATTACATCCTGGAATGTGACGCCGACGCCCAAATGCAGTTGGATGACGCCCGCATTGATCTGAAACCAGGGATGTTGGTGATGATTCGCCCCGGTACGCGACATCGTGCAATCGGGAAGATGAAGATCCTGAACATCGTCTATCCGAAGTTTGACCCGAGCGACGAGTGGTTTGACGAGTAA